Proteins from a single region of Erythrobacter sp.:
- a CDS encoding LacI family DNA-binding transcriptional regulator — protein MARGRNTVTIRDVAEDAGVSLQTVSRVINGGPNVRPQVRDKVRASIERLGYVPSLAAQRMSGSRSYIILAINDRERTLADWRERRGTDWVDQMLLGGILTCSKHGYRMMVELIDTHSDHVERELGAAISALQPDGVILTPPHSENALITGLLTERGIPFARIGSNAPGPGIALTMGDEGAGHLATMRLADLGHRKIAMIAGPAQYSLSGWRIDGWKRALAERGLPSEGLLEAGDFGYESGTKAARALLDRNPDLTAIIASSDQMALAALEVARDRGLKVPGDLSLISFDNTPIVRFTQPPLTAIDQPIAETVSRAVEQLIARGEDGADDAVIEVAAGLVERLSTAPAPAPASGRA, from the coding sequence ATGGCGCGCGGGCGCAACACAGTCACGATCAGGGACGTCGCAGAGGATGCCGGGGTCTCGCTGCAAACGGTGAGCCGCGTCATCAATGGCGGGCCCAATGTGCGCCCGCAGGTGCGCGACAAGGTGCGCGCCTCGATCGAACGGCTGGGCTATGTGCCGAGCCTTGCCGCCCAGCGCATGAGTGGCTCGCGCTCCTACATCATTCTTGCTATCAACGACCGCGAGCGCACCCTTGCCGACTGGCGCGAGCGGCGCGGCACCGACTGGGTCGACCAGATGCTGCTGGGCGGGATCCTGACCTGTTCGAAGCACGGCTACCGCATGATGGTGGAGCTGATCGACACCCATTCCGATCATGTCGAGCGCGAGCTGGGCGCAGCGATCTCGGCCCTGCAGCCAGACGGGGTGATCCTGACCCCGCCGCACTCGGAAAATGCGCTCATCACCGGGCTTCTTACCGAACGCGGCATTCCGTTTGCACGGATCGGATCGAATGCGCCGGGGCCGGGAATTGCGCTGACAATGGGCGATGAAGGCGCCGGCCATCTCGCCACCATGCGCCTCGCAGATCTCGGCCACCGCAAGATCGCGATGATTGCCGGGCCTGCGCAATACAGCCTCAGCGGCTGGCGTATCGACGGCTGGAAGCGCGCGCTGGCCGAGCGCGGGTTGCCGTCCGAAGGTCTGCTGGAGGCGGGGGATTTCGGCTACGAATCCGGCACCAAGGCGGCGCGCGCGCTGCTCGACCGCAATCCCGACCTTACCGCGATCATCGCCTCGTCCGACCAGATGGCGCTCGCCGCACTCGAAGTGGCGCGTGATCGCGGGCTGAAGGTGCCGGGCGATCTTTCGCTGATCTCCTTCGACAATACCCCGATCGTGCGCTTCACCCAGCCGCCGCTGACTGCGATCGACCAGCCGATTGCGGAGACTGTCAGCCGCGCGGTCGAGCAGCTGATCGCACGCGGCGAGGATGGCGCGGATGATGCCGTGATCGAAGTCGCCGCCGGGTTGGTCGAGCGGCTGTCCACAGCACCTGCGCCCGCGCCCGCCTCGGGCAGGGCTTGA
- a CDS encoding alkyl/aryl-sulfatase produces the protein MHKPAFRASAALIALLSASQVAAQQQAAAATGTPPSEATIAAQEAVRTALPPEGTRDGEFARRGFVATLADPLIRNAAGAPVWNLAAYDFAEGPAPASVNPSLWRHMGHLRHHGLFQVSANVWQVRGFDVSNMTVIRGKTGWIVIDPLTSTETAKAAIDLVNAKLGTRPVSAVIYSHSHGDHFGGVRGVVDAGAVASGKVAVIAPAGFMEEATSENVMAGGAMMRRAAYQFGTALAPGPMGQMGSGIGRGLSGGTLSLIPPTDIVAKTGETREVDGVSLEFQMVSGTEAPAEFNVFIKPESTFLAAEIATCSLHNILTPRGAKVRDARAWAHYLDEAALTYAPQSDAVISSHCWPIFGRAAGTAWITAQRDNYRWLHDQTVRRMNRGETMDEIAEALEASPPPGNGTEWSTRGYYGTISHNAKAIYQFYLGWYDAVPANLHRYPPVERATKLVEALGGESRVLALAENAYASGDYRWSSDLLQSLVFAAPGNAAAKAMLAKSYEQQGYQSESAIWRNQFLAAAGELRSGRVDRSAAQSNDMIAALSTQELLDSAATRFAPEKPGPRGITIALDIPDRGEQAMIEITGQAMIGRTGMLPDKPDITIRGPRRAMLALFFVKVPVSTVKAMEGVTIEGDLAGLQALIDAMDPMPHSFDIVTP, from the coding sequence ATGCACAAACCGGCTTTTCGCGCGTCGGCAGCGCTGATCGCGTTGCTTTCGGCCAGCCAGGTGGCAGCGCAGCAACAGGCCGCCGCCGCCACGGGAACACCGCCGTCCGAGGCGACCATCGCTGCGCAGGAGGCCGTCCGCACCGCACTGCCGCCCGAAGGTACGCGCGATGGCGAGTTTGCCCGCCGCGGCTTTGTCGCCACCCTCGCCGATCCGCTGATCCGCAATGCCGCAGGCGCGCCGGTGTGGAACCTTGCCGCCTATGATTTTGCCGAGGGCCCGGCGCCTGCCAGCGTCAATCCCAGCCTGTGGCGACACATGGGCCACTTGCGCCATCACGGGCTGTTCCAGGTCAGCGCCAACGTCTGGCAGGTGCGCGGCTTTGACGTCTCGAACATGACGGTGATCCGCGGCAAGACCGGCTGGATCGTGATCGATCCGCTCACCAGCACCGAAACCGCCAAGGCGGCGATCGACCTCGTCAACGCCAAGCTGGGCACGCGTCCGGTGAGCGCAGTGATCTATTCGCACAGCCACGGCGACCATTTCGGGGGCGTGCGCGGGGTTGTGGATGCAGGCGCAGTCGCTTCGGGCAAGGTCGCGGTGATCGCACCGGCGGGCTTCATGGAAGAGGCCACGTCCGAAAACGTCATGGCCGGCGGGGCGATGATGCGGCGCGCGGCCTACCAGTTCGGCACCGCCCTTGCGCCCGGCCCGATGGGGCAGATGGGCAGCGGCATCGGGCGCGGGTTGTCCGGCGGCACGCTCTCGCTGATCCCGCCGACCGACATCGTCGCCAAGACCGGCGAGACCCGTGAGGTCGATGGCGTCAGCCTTGAATTCCAGATGGTCTCGGGAACCGAGGCACCGGCGGAATTCAACGTCTTCATCAAGCCGGAAAGCACCTTCCTTGCGGCCGAAATCGCCACCTGCTCCCTGCACAACATCCTCACTCCGCGCGGGGCCAAGGTGCGTGATGCGCGGGCCTGGGCGCATTATCTCGATGAAGCCGCGCTTACCTATGCGCCCCAAAGCGATGCGGTGATATCGAGCCATTGCTGGCCGATCTTCGGGCGCGCTGCGGGCACCGCATGGATCACCGCCCAGCGCGACAATTACCGCTGGCTCCACGATCAGACCGTGCGGCGCATGAACCGCGGCGAGACGATGGACGAGATTGCCGAAGCGCTCGAAGCCTCCCCCCCGCCGGGCAATGGCACGGAATGGTCGACCCGCGGCTATTACGGCACGATCAGCCACAATGCGAAGGCGATCTACCAGTTCTATCTCGGCTGGTATGATGCCGTGCCGGCGAACCTCCACCGCTATCCGCCGGTCGAGCGGGCGACCAAACTGGTCGAGGCGCTGGGCGGGGAAAGCCGCGTGCTGGCACTGGCGGAGAATGCCTATGCAAGCGGAGACTATCGCTGGTCGTCCGATCTGCTTCAGAGCCTTGTCTTCGCCGCGCCCGGCAACGCAGCGGCCAAGGCGATGCTGGCGAAATCCTACGAACAGCAGGGCTACCAGTCCGAAAGCGCGATCTGGCGCAACCAGTTCCTCGCCGCCGCCGGAGAACTCCGCAGCGGCCGGGTGGATCGCAGCGCCGCGCAGAGCAACGACATGATCGCCGCGCTGTCGACGCAGGAGCTGCTCGATTCCGCCGCCACACGCTTCGCGCCCGAAAAGCCGGGACCGCGCGGGATCACCATCGCGCTCGATATTCCCGATCGCGGCGAGCAGGCGATGATCGAGATCACCGGCCAGGCGATGATCGGCCGCACAGGGATGCTGCCGGACAAACCCGACATCACCATTCGTGGCCCGCGCCGCGCGATGCTGGCGCTGTTCTTCGTCAAGGTGCCGGTCAGCACGGTCAAGGCCATGGAAGGGGTGACGATCGAAGGCGATCTGGCCGGTTTGCAGGCGCTAATCGATGCAATGGACCCGATGCCGCACAGCTTCGATATCGTCACACCTTGA
- a CDS encoding glycoside hydrolase family 3 protein, with translation MTSKIFGQLAASAGLAALLAGCAAHAEVQSAPAAAPAASAPAAAAANSPEALLARMSIERKVAQIIQPDIGSITPEDVRKYRFGTILNGGNSGPYGNDKAPATDWLKLADAYWEASTAPLADGEPVIPAIWATDAVHGHANVPGATVFPHNIALGATGDADLIRRIGAATAVEIEVTGLDWTFAPTIAVARDDRWGRTYESYSENPELVTRLGAAMIEGLQGRTGEPGFLGKGKVAATAKHYFGDGGTSQGVDQGDVNGDLKALMAIHAAPYPAAINAGVASVMASFNSINGSKMHGNKPLLTDELRGNLGFAGVVVGDWNGHGQVKGCTNSDCPQALMAGLDIYMVPEDWKALHASLVAQVKDGTIPMARLDEAVLRVLKLKQALGIFDGEVKPSQRAYGGKWELMGSAEHRAIAREAVAKSQVLLKNAGVLPLKPGAVIEVAGSAADNVPQQAGGWSVTWQGGGDLTAADFPGATSIWGGIAAAAKAAGSTAVLAPKGDAASKPDVAIVVFGEPPYAEFVGDRKDLAFRDEEGLSLLKAYRARGIKTVAVFLSGRPLWVNRELNAADAFVASWLPGSEGAGVADVLFGGVQPSGKLSFSWPRTCEGAPLNSADGALFPTGFGLGYGALAPLEKLDETCAALTHDTGATWFANGKLGARVQAVADNALLPDLRGNGNGIVVTGVDRRAQEDARRIAFGPGAKISLTGPASDAAWRISYSVSSRPAGPVTVTAGGQPVDITQGLSVAEGKGWREMVLSKACLGEAGGKLTFSSVAPFAFQISEITRSEADAAAECSF, from the coding sequence GTGACGTCTAAGATTTTTGGTCAGCTTGCGGCAAGCGCAGGCCTTGCTGCCCTGCTTGCAGGCTGCGCAGCCCATGCCGAGGTGCAGTCCGCTCCGGCTGCTGCCCCCGCTGCGTCTGCCCCCGCTGCCGCTGCGGCCAACAGCCCGGAGGCGCTGCTGGCGCGCATGAGCATCGAGCGCAAGGTCGCGCAGATCATCCAGCCCGATATCGGCTCGATCACGCCTGAAGATGTGCGCAAATACCGCTTCGGCACGATCCTCAACGGCGGCAATTCCGGCCCCTATGGCAATGACAAGGCACCCGCGACCGACTGGCTGAAGCTGGCCGATGCCTATTGGGAAGCCTCCACCGCGCCGCTCGCGGATGGCGAGCCGGTGATCCCCGCGATCTGGGCGACCGATGCGGTTCACGGCCATGCCAATGTGCCTGGCGCCACGGTCTTCCCCCACAATATCGCGCTGGGCGCGACCGGCGATGCCGATCTCATCCGCCGGATCGGCGCGGCCACCGCGGTCGAGATCGAAGTGACCGGGCTCGACTGGACCTTCGCGCCCACCATTGCGGTCGCGCGCGATGATCGCTGGGGGCGCACCTACGAGAGTTACTCGGAAAACCCCGAACTCGTCACCCGCCTCGGCGCGGCGATGATCGAGGGGTTGCAGGGCCGCACGGGCGAGCCCGGCTTCCTCGGCAAGGGCAAGGTTGCCGCCACCGCCAAGCACTATTTCGGTGACGGCGGCACGTCGCAGGGGGTCGATCAGGGCGACGTCAATGGCGACCTCAAGGCCTTGATGGCGATCCACGCCGCGCCCTATCCGGCTGCGATCAATGCCGGGGTCGCCAGCGTCATGGCGAGCTTCAACTCGATCAACGGCTCCAAGATGCACGGCAACAAGCCGCTGCTGACCGATGAGCTGCGCGGCAACCTCGGTTTCGCGGGCGTGGTCGTGGGCGACTGGAACGGCCACGGGCAGGTCAAGGGCTGCACCAATTCCGATTGTCCGCAGGCGCTGATGGCCGGGCTTGATATCTACATGGTGCCCGAGGACTGGAAGGCGCTCCACGCTTCGCTGGTGGCGCAGGTCAAGGACGGTACCATCCCCATGGCCCGGCTCGACGAGGCGGTGCTGCGGGTGCTCAAGCTCAAGCAGGCGCTCGGCATTTTCGATGGCGAGGTGAAGCCCTCGCAGCGTGCATACGGTGGCAAGTGGGAGCTGATGGGCTCGGCCGAGCACCGCGCGATTGCGCGCGAGGCGGTGGCCAAGTCGCAGGTGCTGCTCAAGAATGCGGGCGTGTTGCCGCTGAAGCCCGGCGCGGTCATCGAAGTGGCTGGCAGCGCGGCGGACAATGTCCCGCAGCAGGCCGGCGGCTGGTCGGTGACATGGCAGGGCGGCGGTGATCTCACTGCAGCCGATTTCCCGGGCGCAACCTCGATCTGGGGCGGAATTGCCGCGGCGGCCAAGGCAGCCGGCAGCACCGCCGTGCTCGCGCCCAAGGGCGATGCCGCCAGCAAGCCTGACGTCGCCATCGTCGTCTTCGGCGAGCCGCCCTATGCCGAGTTCGTGGGCGACCGCAAGGATCTCGCCTTCCGCGACGAGGAGGGGTTGAGCCTCCTCAAGGCCTATCGTGCGCGCGGGATCAAGACCGTTGCCGTGTTCCTCTCGGGCCGCCCCTTGTGGGTCAACCGCGAATTGAACGCCGCCGATGCCTTTGTCGCAAGCTGGCTTCCGGGCAGCGAGGGGGCAGGGGTGGCGGATGTGCTGTTCGGCGGCGTGCAGCCGAGCGGAAAGCTCTCTTTCAGCTGGCCCAGGACCTGCGAGGGCGCACCGCTCAACAGCGCCGATGGCGCGCTGTTCCCCACCGGCTTCGGGCTCGGCTACGGCGCTTTGGCGCCGCTTGAAAAGCTCGACGAGACCTGCGCTGCGCTGACCCATGATACGGGCGCCACGTGGTTCGCCAATGGCAAACTCGGCGCGCGGGTGCAGGCGGTGGCGGACAATGCGCTGCTTCCCGATCTGCGCGGCAATGGCAACGGCATCGTCGTGACCGGCGTTGATCGCCGCGCACAGGAAGACGCGCGCCGCATCGCCTTTGGCCCCGGTGCCAAGATCAGCCTTACCGGCCCGGCCAGCGACGCGGCGTGGCGGATTTCCTATTCCGTAAGCAGCCGTCCGGCCGGTCCGGTGACGGTGACAGCGGGCGGCCAGCCCGTCGACATCACCCAGGGCCTTTCGGTCGCCGAGGGCAAGGGGTGGCGCGAGATGGTGCTGTCCAAGGCCTGCCTTGGCGAGGCGGGCGGCAAGCTGACTTTCAGCTCGGTCGCGCCCTTCGCCTTCCAGATCAGCGAGATCACCCGCTCCGAGGCGGATGCCGCAGCGGAGTGTTCCTTCTAG
- a CDS encoding DUF1800 domain-containing protein, with translation MRANRPVREFEERRTPMSPASIALNRFGYGLARGGSAPRDPKTWLLLQIEAFDPAPPAIAARAETRGRSAEMLETLRSFRDRVREMGEPAMAEGAMPGAMAETGGDNPRAAALAGLPPEYRAKVLEARRVAIDDLATSVNVAVASETPLIERLVHFWSNHFSVSLGKPGTQFEVGPHQFTAIRPHVLGKFSDLLKAAVLHPAMLLYLDQFQSIGPEAPIQRLRARRANAQQRPRGLNENLAREIMELHTFGVHGGYAQADVTEFARALTGWTVPGIGRIGRFAVDQPSGAAFVAPAHEPGDRTIMGKRYAEGGAEQAIGILDELAAHPATARFIAIKFARHFAGDTPPETLVARLEADFRRTGGDLASLTTTLVNSPEAWAPGPVKFRSPFEWFIAALRLSGVNSLSPQRIAAALNELGQAPWRAPSPAGYDDLAASWAAPDVIWRRAELAERMAQGAPSDDVLARATAAFPDALSDTTRTMLTRAESGRQALALLLVAPEMMRR, from the coding sequence GTGCGGGCTAACCGCCCGGTTCGCGAATTCGAGGAGCGCCGCACACCCATGAGCCCTGCCAGCATTGCTCTCAACCGCTTCGGCTACGGCCTTGCGCGCGGCGGTTCGGCGCCGCGTGATCCCAAGACGTGGCTGCTGCTCCAGATCGAGGCCTTCGATCCTGCCCCGCCCGCTATCGCCGCAAGGGCCGAGACGCGGGGCCGCAGCGCCGAGATGCTCGAAACCCTGCGCAGCTTCCGCGACAGGGTGCGCGAGATGGGCGAGCCGGCTATGGCCGAGGGCGCAATGCCCGGCGCGATGGCCGAGACCGGCGGGGACAACCCGCGCGCCGCCGCGCTCGCCGGCCTGCCGCCCGAATATCGCGCCAAAGTGCTCGAAGCGCGCCGCGTGGCGATCGACGACCTTGCCACCAGCGTGAATGTCGCCGTCGCCAGCGAGACCCCGCTGATCGAGCGGCTGGTGCATTTCTGGTCGAACCATTTCAGCGTCTCGCTGGGCAAGCCGGGCACCCAGTTCGAAGTCGGCCCGCATCAATTCACCGCGATCCGCCCGCACGTGCTGGGCAAGTTCTCCGATCTCCTGAAGGCGGCGGTGCTGCATCCCGCGATGCTGCTCTATCTCGACCAGTTCCAGTCGATCGGGCCCGAGGCACCGATCCAGCGCCTGCGCGCCCGCCGCGCCAATGCCCAGCAGCGCCCGCGCGGGCTCAACGAGAACCTCGCACGCGAAATCATGGAGCTGCACACGTTCGGCGTACATGGCGGCTATGCGCAGGCCGATGTCACCGAATTCGCCCGCGCGCTGACCGGCTGGACCGTGCCCGGGATCGGGCGGATCGGCCGCTTTGCCGTAGACCAGCCGAGCGGCGCGGCCTTTGTCGCCCCCGCGCATGAGCCCGGCGATCGCACCATCATGGGCAAGCGCTATGCCGAAGGCGGAGCGGAGCAGGCCATCGGGATCCTCGACGAGCTTGCCGCCCACCCTGCGACCGCGCGCTTCATCGCCATCAAATTCGCACGCCATTTTGCTGGTGACACCCCGCCCGAAACCCTCGTCGCGCGGCTCGAAGCCGATTTCCGCCGCACCGGCGGCGATCTGGCGAGCCTCACCACCACGCTGGTCAATTCGCCCGAGGCCTGGGCGCCGGGGCCGGTCAAGTTCCGCAGCCCGTTCGAATGGTTCATCGCCGCGCTGCGCCTGTCGGGCGTGAACAGCCTGTCGCCGCAGCGCATTGCCGCAGCGCTCAATGAACTCGGCCAGGCACCGTGGCGCGCGCCTTCGCCTGCCGGTTATGACGATCTTGCCGCCAGCTGGGCCGCACCCGATGTGATCTGGCGCCGGGCGGAACTGGCCGAACGCATGGCACAAGGCGCGCCGTCCGATGATGTGCTCGCCCGCGCCACTGCCGCCTTCCCCGACGCCCTGAGCGACACCACCCGCACCATGCTGACCCGCGCCGAAAGCGGACGGCAGGCGCTGGCGCTGCTCCTCGTCGCCCCTGAAATGATGCGGAGGTAA
- a CDS encoding DUF1501 domain-containing protein, translating to MLTRLDRRTLLAGSLALGASGLALPNIALAQTTGPKKLLFVLLRGAADGLSMLAPVGDPGFEALRGAALADYANAPKIGSFFALHPALAEVGKAAAAGEALFIHGAATAYRERSHFDGQNLLETGGTAPYASKDGWLNRLTALLGESGRGEPPRALAIAPAVPLALRGAAPVSSYAPSALPAATNDFLTRVGALYEADSELAGLWSRALETRAMAGDDNLNNLRDAAANGSLVASLMQGTRGAGIAMIEVDGWDTHANQRGAFARQARGLDALLAAFRTGMGAEWRDTMVLVATEFGRTAKLNGTNGTDHGTASAAMVLGGSVKGGTVQADWPGLTQSQLYEGRDLAPTIALETVLAGAVAEHWRLDPALTLARLFPGRTAKPLGGFVRA from the coding sequence ATGCTGACCCGTCTTGATCGCCGAACCCTGCTCGCCGGATCGCTTGCGCTGGGCGCCAGCGGGCTTGCCCTGCCGAATATCGCACTGGCCCAGACCACGGGGCCGAAGAAGCTCCTGTTCGTGCTGCTGCGCGGCGCGGCAGACGGCCTCTCGATGCTGGCCCCGGTCGGCGATCCCGGCTTCGAGGCGCTGCGCGGTGCAGCGCTGGCCGATTATGCCAATGCCCCCAAAATCGGCAGCTTCTTTGCGCTCCACCCTGCCCTTGCCGAGGTGGGCAAGGCAGCCGCGGCAGGCGAGGCGCTGTTCATCCACGGCGCGGCGACAGCCTATCGCGAGCGTTCGCACTTCGACGGGCAGAACCTGCTCGAAACCGGCGGAACCGCGCCCTATGCCAGCAAGGATGGCTGGCTCAACCGTCTCACCGCGCTGCTGGGCGAGAGCGGCCGTGGAGAGCCGCCCCGTGCCCTCGCCATTGCTCCGGCGGTGCCGCTGGCGCTGCGCGGAGCTGCGCCGGTATCGAGCTATGCGCCCTCGGCCCTGCCTGCGGCCACCAACGATTTTCTGACCCGCGTCGGCGCACTCTACGAGGCCGACAGCGAGCTGGCCGGCCTGTGGTCACGTGCGCTCGAAACACGGGCGATGGCGGGCGATGACAACCTCAACAATCTGCGCGATGCCGCCGCCAATGGCTCGCTGGTCGCCTCGCTGATGCAGGGGACACGCGGCGCGGGGATCGCGATGATCGAGGTCGACGGATGGGATACCCACGCCAACCAGCGCGGTGCCTTTGCCCGGCAGGCGCGCGGGCTGGATGCCCTGCTCGCGGCCTTCCGCACCGGCATGGGCGCAGAATGGCGCGACACGATGGTGCTGGTGGCGACCGAATTCGGCCGTACCGCGAAGCTCAACGGCACGAACGGCACGGATCACGGCACGGCGAGCGCCGCGATGGTGCTGGGCGGCTCGGTCAAGGGCGGGACGGTGCAGGCCGACTGGCCGGGCCTCACGCAAAGCCAGCTCTACGAAGGCCGCGATCTTGCGCCGACTATCGCGCTCGAAACCGTGCTGGCGGGCGCCGTGGCCGAACATTGGCGGCTCGATCCGGCGCTTACCCTCGCACGGCTGTTCCCGGGCCGCACGGCCAAGCCGCTGGGCGGCTTCGTCAGGGCCTAG
- a CDS encoding MFS transporter produces the protein MNTSAQPAPERQPGWFLALYALAAAGGAVAYVPLLTVLLPERIASLQGREDIAALAQASFWGAVTASLANIAVGALSDASRVRRPWILAGLLISNFWLLQIGAAHSVSEIVLLVMLWQVGLNLMLAPLMAWAGDCFPDSQKGVLGGALALSPALGALAGSLVTFGGLVAPDMRLPVVAGLVTALVLPAMLLGGRQERSGLMQPDSQKQADPRGQAGARPDHAVRRMWAARFLVQVAEGGMFAFLLFWLRSLAPGYPENSAANIFSLVLVGAVPLSFVLGRWSDRHGRPILPLAGCALLCALGMLVMAAAASLSQAIAGYVLFAMAAAIFLSLHASQTLRVLPAPQHRGRDLGLFNLTNTLPAMVMPWLTVKLVPGLGYSALFVLFASLSLASAALLASFARGAGNPSARDA, from the coding sequence TTGAACACCTCCGCACAGCCCGCGCCTGAACGCCAGCCGGGCTGGTTCCTTGCGCTCTATGCGCTGGCTGCTGCGGGCGGCGCGGTCGCCTATGTGCCGCTGCTGACCGTGCTCCTGCCCGAACGCATCGCTTCCTTGCAGGGGCGCGAGGATATTGCCGCGCTGGCGCAGGCGAGCTTCTGGGGCGCGGTGACGGCGAGCCTTGCGAACATCGCGGTGGGCGCGCTGAGTGATGCTAGCCGCGTCCGGCGTCCTTGGATCCTGGCAGGGCTGCTTATCTCGAATTTCTGGCTGCTGCAGATCGGTGCAGCACATTCGGTTTCGGAAATCGTGCTGCTGGTGATGCTGTGGCAGGTCGGCCTCAATCTGATGCTGGCGCCGTTGATGGCTTGGGCGGGCGACTGCTTTCCCGATAGCCAGAAGGGCGTGCTGGGCGGGGCGCTGGCGCTGTCGCCCGCATTGGGCGCGCTGGCAGGCTCGCTGGTGACCTTCGGCGGGCTGGTCGCGCCCGACATGCGGCTGCCTGTGGTGGCCGGGCTGGTGACGGCGCTGGTGCTGCCCGCGATGCTGCTCGGCGGCCGGCAGGAGCGGTCCGGTCTCATGCAGCCGGACTCGCAGAAGCAGGCCGATCCACGGGGGCAGGCCGGGGCGCGGCCCGATCATGCGGTGCGCCGGATGTGGGCGGCGCGCTTTCTGGTGCAGGTGGCCGAAGGCGGGATGTTCGCTTTCCTGCTGTTCTGGCTGCGCTCGCTCGCGCCCGGATACCCCGAAAATTCCGCCGCCAACATCTTCAGTCTGGTGCTGGTCGGCGCGGTGCCGCTCTCGTTTGTGCTGGGGCGCTGGTCTGATCGCCATGGCCGGCCGATCCTGCCGCTGGCGGGCTGTGCGCTGCTGTGTGCGCTCGGCATGCTGGTGATGGCTGCCGCCGCCAGCCTGTCGCAGGCGATTGCGGGCTATGTGCTGTTTGCCATGGCCGCGGCGATCTTCCTTTCGCTCCATGCCAGCCAGACCCTGCGCGTGCTTCCCGCCCCGCAGCATCGCGGGCGGGATCTCGGACTTTTCAACCTCACCAACACTTTGCCGGCGATGGTGATGCCGTGGCTCACGGTCAAGCTGGTGCCGGGGTTGGGCTACTCGGCGCTGTTCGTATTGTTCGCCAGCCTTTCGCTTGCCAGCGCCGCGCTGCTTGCCTCCTTTGCGCGGGGCGCGGGAAACCCGTCTGCAAGGGACGCTTGA